A genomic window from Glaciihabitans sp. INWT7 includes:
- a CDS encoding NUDIX hydrolase family protein, with translation MSSVGTPDPNSGWLSDEELAETRRRLPLLYVEAVPVRVDGVGQVTQVGILLRANSAGAITRTLVSGRVMYGESLRDALFRHLEKDLGPMAFPLLPSSPIPFSVAEYFPFPGSQFTDDRQHAVSLAYVVPVTGTCDPRQDALELTWMTPQEAASDAVSAEMEGGRGALVRAALASVGRLY, from the coding sequence ATGAGCTCCGTAGGCACACCTGACCCGAATTCCGGCTGGCTGTCCGATGAGGAGCTCGCAGAGACGCGACGACGGCTTCCCCTGCTCTACGTGGAAGCGGTGCCCGTGCGGGTGGACGGCGTCGGCCAGGTCACCCAGGTCGGTATCCTGCTGCGCGCCAACTCCGCCGGCGCGATCACGCGCACGCTCGTCTCCGGCCGAGTGATGTACGGCGAAAGCCTGCGTGATGCGCTGTTCCGCCATCTCGAGAAGGATCTCGGCCCCATGGCGTTTCCGCTGCTGCCCTCGAGCCCCATCCCGTTCTCGGTCGCGGAGTACTTCCCCTTTCCGGGATCGCAGTTCACCGATGACCGCCAGCACGCGGTGTCCCTCGCGTACGTCGTGCCGGTGACAGGCACTTGCGACCCACGGCAGGACGCCCTCGAGCTCACCTGGATGACCCCGCAGGAGGCGGCATCAGACGCGGTCTCCGCCGAGATGGAGGGCGGTCGCGGCGCTCTCGTTCGCGCGGCCCTCGCCTCGGTCGGCCGCCTGTACTGA
- a CDS encoding DUF5684 domain-containing protein, with product MNFDFYTNQMSQQQSTTSSIISLVFYVLAVIALWRIFAKAGRPGWLAIIPIINVIVLVQVSGHSGWSVLLFLIPIVGLVWTIVVAVHLAQSFGKSGAFGVFLLWLFTIIGYLILGFDSSTYRDRRSFAA from the coding sequence ATGAACTTCGACTTCTACACCAACCAGATGTCGCAGCAGCAATCGACCACCTCGAGCATCATCTCCCTGGTGTTCTATGTGCTTGCCGTCATCGCCCTGTGGCGAATCTTCGCCAAGGCCGGCCGCCCCGGTTGGCTGGCGATCATTCCGATCATCAACGTGATCGTGCTCGTGCAGGTCTCCGGGCATAGCGGATGGTCGGTTCTGCTGTTCCTCATCCCCATCGTCGGCCTGGTGTGGACGATCGTCGTGGCCGTGCATCTCGCGCAGAGTTTCGGCAAGAGCGGTGCTTTCGGCGTCTTCCTGCTGTGGCTGTTCACGATCATCGGGTACCTGATCCTCGGCTTCGATTCGAGCACGTATCGCGATCGCCGGTCGTTCGCCGCCTAG
- a CDS encoding ATP-dependent helicase, whose protein sequence is MSDVLGRFSPATRDWFSGAFPAPTPAQLGAWEAITAGANALVVAPTGSGKTLAAFLWAIDRLATTPAPDDRNLRTRVLYISPLKALAVDVERNLRAPLVGVTQTAKRLGMSPPEVTVGVRSGDTTSGDRRLLQRLPPDILITTPESLYLMLTASARETLRGVETVIIDEVHAVASTKRGAHLALSLERLDLLLDKPAQRIGLSATVRPREEVARFLAGGAPVTIVAPPSTKKFDLSVVVPVEDMTELGTAPAVREGSAAASTEAVQGSIWPHVEEQIVDRILEHRSTIVFANSRRLAERLTARLNEIYTLRVEERELEPAGRVASASDRIETPASVEPASAIPAPERPTQPAELLARAHHGSVSKEQRALIEDDLKSGRLRCVVATSSLELGIDMGEVDLVIQVESPPSVASGLQRVGRAGHQVGEVSRGIIFPKHRADLIHSAVASERMSAGLIEAMRIPQNPLDVLAQQTVAAVALDSLDVDEWFDTVRRSAPFASLPRSAFDATLDLLSGLYPSDEFAELRPRIVWDRVGGTITGRPGAQRLAVTSGGTIPDRGLFGVFMVGSGTGDRAPARVGELDEEMVYESRVGDVFALGATSWRIEDITHDRVIVSPAFGQPGKVPFWKGDGIGRPAELGRAIGEFTREIANGSTTDARTRAVLGGLDYRAVNNLVAFIDDQKKATGQVPSDRTLVVERFRDELGDWRVILHSPYGMQVHAPWALAIGARIRERFGLDGAAMASDDGVILRIPDTESEPPGAELFVFEPAELRDIVTEEVGGSALFASRFRECAARALLLPRYNPGRRSPLWQQRQRASQLLDVARKYPSFPIVLEAVREVLQDVYDLPALTELAEQIESRRIRIIETETEQASPFARSLLFGYVAAFMYEGDSPLAERRAAALSLDPTLLAELLGRAELRELLDPAVIEQLELELQRLASDRRARDAEGIVDLLRMLGPLNEAEIVLRLDPESGLVGATLDTALAGLARSNRIWRAGSERWAIIEDAARLRDALGTPLPIGIPSAFIEPVDDPLGDLVSRFARTHAPFTVTAVADRLGLGTAVVLTALRSLAGQRRVVEGEFRPGATGSEWCDVEVLRRLRSRSLAALRHEVEPVDAATLGRFLPSWQHIDEPLRGVDGLAAVIDQLAGVALPASAWESLVLPARVKDYSPVMLDELTASGEVIWSGGGALPGNDGWLSLHLTDSAGLTLPEATGAETTELQRSILASLTGGGAYFFRQLSNAVGSTDDTALLAALWDLVWSGLVTNDTLSPLRSYLGGTTTKARTVPRSRAYRGRARPSMPSVGGPPSAAGRWSLLPLAEADATVRGVATAELLLERYGVVTRGAVVSEGIRGGFSLAYRVLSGFEETGRARRGYFVEGLGAAQFATGATVDRLRSFAREPDSERAPVAITLAATDPANAYGAALAWPAAPVVEGADDSKRGHRPGRKAGALVVIVDGVLTLYVERGGKTMLTFTEDARAVTAAAQSLASVIRRSGGRLRVERVNGDFVIGTTLGDALVDAGFSATPQGLRLRG, encoded by the coding sequence ATGAGCGATGTGCTCGGGCGATTCTCCCCGGCGACCCGAGACTGGTTCTCGGGGGCGTTCCCCGCGCCCACTCCGGCGCAGCTGGGCGCCTGGGAGGCGATCACCGCCGGCGCGAACGCCCTCGTCGTGGCGCCGACCGGCTCGGGGAAGACCCTCGCGGCTTTCCTGTGGGCGATCGACCGACTGGCCACGACGCCCGCTCCCGATGACCGCAACCTCCGCACCCGAGTGCTCTATATCTCCCCGCTGAAGGCCCTCGCCGTCGACGTCGAGCGCAACCTGCGCGCCCCGCTCGTTGGCGTCACCCAGACCGCGAAGCGACTCGGGATGTCTCCTCCCGAGGTGACCGTCGGTGTGCGTTCCGGCGACACCACCTCTGGCGATCGCCGGCTGTTGCAACGTCTGCCCCCAGACATCCTGATCACGACCCCGGAGTCGCTCTACCTCATGCTGACGGCCTCCGCCCGGGAGACCCTCAGGGGCGTGGAGACGGTGATCATCGACGAGGTTCATGCCGTCGCCTCGACCAAACGCGGCGCCCACCTCGCCCTCTCGCTCGAACGGCTCGACCTGCTTCTCGACAAGCCGGCCCAGCGGATCGGGCTCTCGGCGACAGTGCGCCCCCGGGAAGAGGTGGCCCGATTCCTCGCCGGTGGCGCACCCGTGACGATCGTCGCTCCCCCCTCGACGAAGAAGTTCGACCTGAGTGTCGTCGTGCCGGTGGAAGACATGACCGAACTGGGCACGGCTCCGGCGGTGCGGGAGGGATCTGCGGCGGCATCGACGGAGGCCGTTCAGGGTTCGATCTGGCCGCACGTCGAGGAACAGATCGTCGATCGCATCCTCGAGCACCGGTCCACGATCGTCTTCGCGAATTCCCGCCGGCTCGCCGAGCGGCTGACCGCGCGACTCAATGAGATCTACACGCTCCGCGTTGAGGAGAGGGAGCTGGAGCCCGCCGGTCGGGTAGCGAGCGCCAGCGATCGTATCGAGACCCCCGCCAGTGTCGAACCCGCGAGCGCGATCCCGGCGCCGGAGCGCCCCACCCAGCCGGCAGAACTGTTGGCCCGCGCGCACCACGGCTCGGTGTCGAAAGAGCAGCGCGCCCTGATCGAAGACGACCTCAAGTCCGGTCGACTGCGCTGCGTGGTCGCGACGAGTTCCCTCGAACTCGGTATCGATATGGGCGAGGTCGACCTCGTGATCCAGGTCGAATCCCCGCCCAGCGTCGCGAGCGGCCTCCAGCGCGTCGGGCGCGCCGGGCACCAGGTCGGCGAAGTGTCGCGGGGCATCATCTTCCCGAAGCACCGGGCCGACCTCATCCACTCCGCGGTCGCGAGCGAACGGATGTCGGCCGGCCTCATCGAGGCGATGCGCATCCCGCAGAATCCCCTCGACGTGCTCGCCCAGCAGACGGTGGCCGCCGTGGCCCTCGACTCGCTCGATGTCGACGAGTGGTTCGACACCGTGCGACGCAGCGCACCCTTTGCCAGCCTGCCGCGCTCGGCCTTCGACGCGACGCTCGACCTGCTCAGTGGGCTGTATCCCTCCGACGAGTTCGCGGAACTGCGCCCGCGCATCGTCTGGGACCGTGTCGGCGGCACGATCACGGGTCGCCCGGGAGCCCAGCGTCTCGCGGTGACCTCTGGCGGCACCATCCCCGATCGCGGTCTGTTCGGCGTCTTCATGGTGGGCTCGGGCACCGGGGATCGGGCGCCAGCGCGAGTCGGTGAGCTCGACGAGGAGATGGTCTACGAATCGCGCGTCGGCGACGTCTTCGCACTCGGGGCCACCAGTTGGCGCATCGAGGACATCACCCACGACCGCGTGATCGTGAGCCCGGCGTTCGGTCAACCGGGCAAGGTGCCGTTCTGGAAGGGCGACGGCATCGGCCGCCCCGCCGAGCTCGGTCGCGCGATCGGGGAATTCACGCGGGAGATCGCGAACGGCTCGACGACGGATGCCCGCACCCGCGCCGTGCTCGGAGGGCTCGACTATCGAGCGGTCAACAACCTCGTCGCCTTCATCGACGACCAGAAGAAGGCGACCGGCCAGGTGCCGAGCGACCGCACCCTGGTCGTCGAGCGTTTCCGTGACGAGCTCGGCGACTGGCGGGTCATCCTCCATTCCCCGTACGGCATGCAAGTTCACGCGCCGTGGGCGCTCGCGATCGGAGCGCGTATCCGCGAGCGCTTCGGTCTCGATGGCGCCGCTATGGCGAGTGACGACGGAGTCATTCTGCGCATCCCCGACACCGAGAGCGAGCCACCCGGTGCGGAACTCTTCGTGTTCGAACCCGCCGAACTGCGCGACATCGTCACAGAGGAGGTGGGGGGTTCGGCGCTGTTCGCCTCCCGGTTCCGCGAGTGCGCAGCCCGGGCACTCCTGTTGCCCCGCTACAACCCTGGGCGGCGGTCCCCGCTCTGGCAGCAGCGCCAGCGGGCTTCACAGTTGTTGGATGTCGCGCGCAAGTACCCGAGTTTTCCCATCGTGCTCGAGGCGGTGCGCGAGGTGCTGCAAGACGTGTACGACCTCCCGGCGCTCACCGAGCTCGCCGAACAGATCGAGAGTCGACGCATCCGGATCATCGAGACGGAGACGGAGCAGGCATCGCCCTTCGCCCGTTCGCTGCTGTTCGGCTATGTCGCGGCCTTCATGTACGAGGGAGATTCGCCCCTCGCCGAACGCCGTGCCGCTGCCCTCTCGCTCGACCCGACGCTGCTTGCCGAGTTGCTCGGCCGCGCCGAGCTGCGCGAGCTGCTCGACCCCGCGGTCATCGAACAGCTCGAGCTCGAACTGCAGAGGCTCGCGTCCGACCGGCGAGCTCGCGACGCGGAGGGCATCGTCGACCTGTTGCGCATGCTCGGTCCACTGAACGAAGCCGAGATCGTGCTCCGTCTCGACCCCGAAAGCGGACTGGTCGGCGCGACTCTCGACACGGCGCTGGCGGGCCTCGCCCGCTCCAACCGGATCTGGCGCGCCGGCAGCGAGCGCTGGGCCATCATCGAGGATGCTGCGCGCCTGCGTGACGCGCTCGGAACCCCCTTGCCCATCGGCATCCCCTCCGCCTTCATCGAGCCGGTGGACGACCCTCTCGGGGATCTCGTGAGTCGCTTCGCCCGCACCCACGCCCCGTTCACCGTCACCGCCGTCGCCGACCGTCTCGGCCTCGGCACGGCTGTCGTGCTCACGGCACTTCGCAGCCTCGCCGGCCAGCGGCGCGTGGTCGAGGGCGAGTTCCGTCCGGGTGCGACCGGCAGCGAGTGGTGCGATGTCGAGGTGCTTCGACGGCTGCGCAGCCGCTCTCTCGCCGCCCTCCGCCACGAGGTCGAACCGGTGGATGCCGCGACTCTCGGTAGGTTCCTCCCCTCATGGCAGCACATTGACGAGCCGCTGCGCGGGGTCGACGGCCTTGCCGCGGTGATCGACCAACTCGCCGGGGTCGCGCTGCCGGCATCCGCGTGGGAGTCGCTGGTGCTTCCCGCCCGGGTGAAGGACTACTCGCCGGTCATGCTCGACGAGCTCACGGCTTCGGGTGAGGTCATCTGGTCGGGAGGTGGCGCACTGCCCGGCAACGACGGCTGGCTCAGCCTTCACCTGACCGACAGCGCGGGCCTCACCCTTCCCGAAGCCACCGGCGCCGAGACCACCGAATTGCAGCGCTCGATCCTGGCGAGCCTCACCGGCGGCGGCGCGTACTTCTTCCGTCAGCTCTCCAACGCCGTCGGAAGCACCGATGACACCGCGCTGCTCGCCGCTCTGTGGGATCTCGTCTGGTCGGGACTGGTGACCAACGACACCCTCTCCCCCTTGCGCTCCTATCTCGGGGGCACGACCACCAAAGCTCGGACGGTTCCGCGGTCGCGCGCCTACCGTGGACGGGCTCGGCCCAGCATGCCGAGCGTCGGCGGGCCACCGAGCGCCGCCGGGCGCTGGTCCCTGCTTCCGCTTGCGGAAGCGGATGCGACGGTGCGCGGCGTCGCGACAGCGGAGCTGCTGCTCGAGCGCTACGGCGTCGTCACCCGTGGTGCGGTGGTGAGCGAGGGCATTCGCGGCGGATTCTCCCTCGCCTACCGCGTGCTCAGCGGTTTTGAGGAGACCGGCCGTGCTCGTCGTGGCTATTTCGTCGAGGGGCTCGGCGCCGCCCAGTTCGCCACCGGGGCGACTGTCGACAGGCTGCGTTCCTTCGCCCGTGAACCCGACTCCGAGCGCGCTCCCGTAGCCATAACGCTGGCCGCGACCGACCCGGCGAACGCCTACGGTGCCGCGCTCGCCTGGCCGGCTGCCCCGGTCGTGGAGGGAGCAGACGACTCCAAGCGCGGTCACCGCCCCGGGCGTAAGGCGGGTGCGCTGGTGGTGATCGTCGACGGTGTGCTCACCCTGTATGTGGAGCGCGGGGGCAAGACGATGCTCACGTTCACGGAAGACGCCCGCGCCGTGACGGCGGCTGCGCAGTCGCTCGCTTCGGTCATCCGTCGCTCGGGCGGTCGGCTCAGGGTCGAGCGGGTGAACGGTGACTTCGTGATCGGTACGACGCTCGGTGACGCCCTTGTCGATGCGGGCTTCAGCGCGACGCCTCAGGGACTCCGGTTACGCGGATGA
- a CDS encoding Fpg/Nei family DNA glycosylase produces the protein MPEGDTVYRTAVNLNAALAGGELKRCDIRVPAFATLDLTGEVVEGVVSRGKHLLIRVGARSIHSHLKMEGSWHVYRHGTKWRRPAWQARAVLATVEWVAVGFELGTLDVVARDDEASVVGYLGPDLLGADWNADEALLRLTADPARAVGLALLDQRVMAGLGNVYRNELCFLSGALPTRPVGDIENPAKLVGLAHRLIDANKDRVDRTTTGSLRGETDWVYRREGKPCLRCGTRIERGALGETSLQLRDTYWCPSCQR, from the coding sequence GTGCCAGAGGGCGATACCGTCTACCGCACCGCGGTGAACCTGAATGCGGCGTTGGCGGGCGGCGAACTCAAGCGCTGCGACATCCGTGTGCCTGCCTTCGCGACGCTGGATCTGACCGGAGAGGTTGTCGAGGGCGTGGTGAGCCGGGGCAAGCACCTGCTGATCAGGGTGGGCGCGCGCAGCATCCACAGCCATCTCAAGATGGAGGGATCGTGGCACGTCTACCGTCACGGCACGAAGTGGCGGCGACCCGCCTGGCAGGCGCGCGCCGTGCTTGCCACCGTCGAATGGGTCGCCGTGGGGTTCGAGCTCGGCACCCTCGATGTGGTGGCTCGCGACGACGAGGCGAGTGTTGTCGGCTATCTCGGGCCCGATCTGCTCGGAGCAGACTGGAACGCGGATGAGGCGCTCCTTCGCCTCACCGCCGACCCGGCCCGCGCGGTGGGCCTCGCCCTGCTCGACCAGCGCGTGATGGCCGGACTCGGCAACGTCTACCGGAACGAACTCTGCTTTCTCAGCGGTGCCCTTCCCACCCGGCCCGTCGGAGATATCGAGAACCCCGCGAAACTGGTTGGCCTGGCTCACCGGCTCATCGACGCCAACAAAGACCGGGTCGACCGCACCACGACCGGCTCGCTGCGCGGGGAGACGGACTGGGTCTATCGCCGCGAGGGCAAGCCCTGCCTGCGGTGTGGAACCCGAATCGAGCGCGGCGCACTCGGCGAGACGTCACTGCAGCTGCGGGACACCTATTGGTGCCCGAGCTGCCAGAGGTGA
- a CDS encoding DedA family protein: MLRLAALDGQVSSWLDLFGPIVFYLIVWGLVFAGTGLFVGVFIPFITGDSLLFAAGILSAGHSGINIWVLAIGVGIAAFLGDQVGFLLGRHYGRPYLDRRTGAWVQRSIRRAEKFYTDLGWWAVVVGRFIPWGRVLVPPIAGIARMDYLKFVAANLVGALVWGVLLTVTGYFAASIPAVKSAAYVIGGAFILGAIIAGIVSWRRNRAAV; encoded by the coding sequence ATGCTCCGACTCGCCGCTCTCGATGGCCAGGTCTCGAGCTGGCTCGACCTGTTCGGTCCGATCGTCTTCTACCTGATCGTCTGGGGGCTCGTCTTCGCGGGCACCGGGCTCTTCGTCGGTGTCTTCATCCCCTTCATCACCGGGGATTCCCTCCTCTTCGCCGCGGGCATCCTCTCCGCCGGACACAGCGGCATCAACATCTGGGTGCTGGCCATCGGCGTGGGCATCGCCGCTTTCCTCGGTGACCAGGTGGGCTTCCTCCTCGGCCGCCACTACGGAAGGCCCTACCTCGACCGGCGCACCGGCGCCTGGGTTCAGCGCAGCATCCGACGCGCGGAGAAGTTCTACACCGACCTCGGCTGGTGGGCGGTCGTCGTGGGGCGGTTCATCCCGTGGGGGCGAGTGCTCGTGCCGCCGATCGCCGGGATCGCCCGGATGGACTACCTCAAATTCGTGGCGGCGAATCTGGTCGGCGCTCTCGTCTGGGGTGTGCTTCTCACGGTGACCGGCTACTTCGCCGCGAGCATCCCCGCGGTCAAGTCGGCCGCCTACGTGATCGGTGGGGCTTTCATCCTCGGAGCGATCATCGCCGGGATCGTGTCGTGGCGGCGCAATCGCGCCGCGGTCTGA